Part of the Oncorhynchus masou masou isolate Uvic2021 chromosome 18, UVic_Omas_1.1, whole genome shotgun sequence genome, TAGTTCAATACATCCTAGCTACTTTGTGATAAATTATCACatctaaatctgaaatgtcatagacaAACAATTGCAAGAACAGATCACTCTGGAATCAGATTTGAACACAATGTGTAATTGAGCCTATTAAACACAAAAATGTGTTTTCACGTGAGAATTAGGAAGGTCTGATATCGAAAAAGGacattatttcattttttttgttgtaaaAACAGTGTGTCGTTCCAGTAGTTAGTTACTTTTTTTGCAGTGTAGCAGTATAAATACTGAAAAAAACCCACCAAGATTTGAAAAAAGTTCatctaccaccaagctactgcaaaatgtagttaaacaacatgtagttcactactccccaacactgcatGTGGACTACTTACATAACATCTACATCTGACCAATCAAGCCCATTGAGGCAGTGTTAAGTGTACTTACGGTGACAGGATAAGTCTGTAGCGCGTCCCCATCCTCCTGGTAGGTATAGCTGCCAAGTAGCTTACCCTCCTCCTGGTATTCATCATCCAGACCCTGGAAACCGACGACACAGTTAGAAAACAGCAGAGAGCTACAGCAGTAAGTGGGTCAATCAGTACTGCTTCACCAGAGCACATTCACAGAAAACGTGACTGACTTGAGCATCTACTAGGTGTTCTTCTGAATGGCTTGTAAAGACAGAAATAACAAACATGTGGCATGTTAAATTGGGTAAGCAGTGTGGCTTACATAGACGTTAAACTGGCGTGGGGCGCTGTCGATGTTGCCTGTTGGCGACAGGTCTTTGGGGATGTGCTCCAATGAGAAAGCAGAGGGCACGATCCTCATGGAGAGACGCATCACCAGGTAACCATGGGAACCCTGAAACGCCCAGCAGTTCCCTGGATGGACATCGGGCTTcagtggaaaagagagagagagagcattgatCAGACCAGTGGCTGAATGTGTTGGCTAGGCAGTATCAGGAACTAAAACTCTCCCAATATAATCCATTAATGAAATCACCAAGCCATCAAAAGACTAGTCCTCATGTGGTGACTTGAGTCGTACCTGTATGACCACACGAGGAGACTGTGAGAAGTACCAGAGTGGGAGGCCGAAAAGACTCATCAGTGCCGTCTTTGTCTCAAACGTCTCAGAGCAGCGAGTGCCCAGGATGTTGCCACCTGCACACACGTAGCAATGATGTCACTTTCACGACCGTGCACAATGTCAGCCACCCTCACAACGAGGGCATAGCTGAAGCCAGTCATAGCAGAAACAGTGTACTGTGCAAAGCCAAAACATATCATTCTAAATAATAGGCAGTAGACAAACAGTCAACGTAGGTCTCCACgccccaccaccacaacagctGTGAAACTTTACCTCCAGACTCCAGAGCGTAGTCCACCAGGCCGGTCCGATCCTGGGAGTAGAGTTTCAGAGCATTCTTCACCATCAGCTGCACATGCTGGAGGAGCAAGAGGAGAACAGAGTTGTTGGGTGAGGAACTGGAATAATGCAGACAGACAAGAAATAAGTAATTGAGAACACCAAAACACTGAATCTAATTTAAAACGATATTAACAAAAAGTATATATgtcctcccgagtggtgcagcggtctaaggcactgcatggcaGTGTTGCGCCGTCACTTCCGGCCGTGACctaggctgtgtcacaaccggctgtgactgGGAGTCCGATAGGGCGGCGCTCAATttgcccagcatcatccgggttaggggagggtttggcccgggggaggctttacttggctcatcgcactcAAACAAACAACCTACCTCCTCGGACATCCCGGCCCCAACAGTGTGCATCACGGTCTGAGAGACCGTCTCAGTGCTGAGCATCTCCTGCCTGGCCCTGTTCTCCTCAAGCTGCAGGCTCACGTTCTGCAGGATGCTGAGCTCCAGGGAGGCCAGAGAGGCCTGCAGGTCTGCCCCGCTCACATAACGCTCAGAGAGCCACTGCATTAGCGACTCAGGGAGTTCCTTCTCCCCGGGTTTGGAATCTCCGGCCTGCTCACTGCCGTAGAACAGGATCCACAGCTCCCGCCTCACCTGCTCAGACACCTGCTCAGACACCTGTCACGACCACAGAGGTCAAGGGTCGACAGAGGGATTTATACAAAAGATCTCCAGAAAAAAAATATTATGCTGAGATTCAGTCAGATATAATATTGAGTGTCTATACAGGACCAGCTATTCAAAGCAATGGAAGAGGCCATCTGGAAAGGCACATGCTGGAGCAATGCATgtatagaacagagagagagcgcaagcaACTCACCATGTCATGGAGTTGGTCCAAGCGGTCCCCCATGCCCTGGCATCCCATCACCCCCTGCAGGTCCTGCCGAATGCTCCCCAGTGCCGCCTCCAGCCGTTGCACCTCCGCCAGCAAGGCATCATGGGACTCACTGTCCGCACCCACAATTGAAGGGCACACACAGGGAGCAATATTCAACACAACTCGTGATTTCATTCAATTATTACAATCCAAAGGGTTTTGTGCTGAACTCACCTGACTGGCGCAGGAACTGGCGTGGCACTGGCAGTCTCAACTTGCCTCCTCTGCACCTCCTGAAGACATCATCAACATAACATGGATATATGACAACAAATACATTTTATACAGCTTCTACAGTAAGGTCTGTACATTTATATAAAATATTttacctctatttaaccaggcaagtcgatTAAGAACAAATTATAATTTACAGTGAGGGCAAAAGGCCTTCTGTGGGGATGGGGGCTATACATAGAACGTAGTATAGGATCTATGGATGTGTACCTCTGTCTTGGCAGCCAGTGTCTGCAGTAGAACCTCTAGTTGAGCAAGACGAGACTCTTGGCCCTGCTGCTGCACCACAACCTGCTCCTGCACAACACAGGAAGAGATCAATGAGCATCACAACCTGCTCCTGCACAACACAGGAAGAGATTAATGAGCATCACATCCTGCAAAACACATGAAGAGATTAATGAGCATCCCTGCACAACACAGAAGAGATCAATGAGCATCACATCCTGCACCTGCATCACATCCTGCACAACACATGAAGAGATTAATGAGCATCACATCCTGCACAACACATGAAGAGATTAATGAGCATCACATCCTGCACAACACATGAAGAGATTAATGAGCATCACATCCTGCACAACACATGAAGAGATTAATGAGCATCACATCCTGCACAACACATGAAGAGATTAATGAGCATCACATCCTGCACAACACATGAAGAGATTAATGAGCATCACATCCTGCACAACACATGAAGAGATTAATGAGCATCACATCCTGCACAACACATGAAGAGATTAATGAGCATCACATCCTGCACAACACATGAAGAGATTAATGAGCagaggtaaaaaaaagaaaaaaaaagtatgtacatatatttttttaagttacCCAAGTAAGTGGACCAAATTATATACTCATTTACTTTTCATTACAAGCACAATTACTATCTGCTGCCTGAAATGGACCCCTGACAACCCAACCTGGAGAATCACCTGTTCCCTCTGCAGTACTgcatccttctccatctctctcctcagtaGGGTGAGTCTCTCCTCCAGCAGGCCAGACACCCACAGCCCCATGCCGTCTCTGTCCGCCTGGGTGTCCAGCTGCTCTCGTAGAGAATGGTAGAGACCCAGCACTTCtccgtgctgctgctcctgcctctggcctcctccctccaccttctcccacAGTTGGGCCAGCCTCTGCTCCAACTGGGCCAGACGCTCAGAGTCCACAGACACGGCCACACTGCCTGGCTGTTCATATACAGGGGAGGGGGATAGGGGTCAGGTCAGCTATACAGAGTATCAGACCTTATCCATAGAATTGGAATGTCTTAAGGAAGCTGACTGGTTGATTGAATTATGTGCATCAACACCCCTGCTACCTGTGAGACagctggtggtagtggtggtggagtcaTGGTGGACTGCCCGTCTTTGGTCTGGGCTTGGGCAGAGGTGAAACTGAGGGTGTAGGCCGTCCTCCACTCAGTGACGTTAACGGCAGGCAATACAGATAGCAGGCTGGATGGACCCCAGTGCCACAGAGCTGGGAGAACATCGAGAACGGAAGATTTAGGAGACGGAAGAGGTCACAGTGGGTGATTGTTCAGTACTATGGATAACCAGCATGAGAGCGGTGCTACTCACCCAGGAGGATGAGGAATGGGAGCAAAATCAACAGGAGTTTGAGGAGCTTGGCAGGGTAACTACGACAACAGAAAAACACTTGTTAGTGTGATCACATATTATGGAGCTCCAGCCACTACCACATACAGGTGACTAGCAAAATAACGGAAACACTACATTTTATGGTGGCGTTTCCTTTATTTGGGCAGTTACCGGTTCCTTGAGTATTACTCTCAGGCCCAAGAGACTCACCGTGTCAAGACAAAGACATTGAGCAGAGAGATAAGGGTAACCAGATGGTACCATCCAGTCCCAAGCCACCAGAAGACCCCCGTCGCTGCCTTGCCTgtacacacaaagacagacagggagCAGATTAGTGAGCGTTCTTCAGGAGGCGGGAGGGGTAGATGAGGCACGTCCACACAGCACTAAGGATTAGAGAATCAAGTACATTCCCCAGATGAGGTAAGAGACGAGGACATAAATGCAGTGCAACAGGTTGCGGGGTTAGTTACAGACAGAGGTGATAAAGAAGGCCGAGCAAAAAAAGTGTTCTCTGTCAGCGTAGATGCACAGTACAGCAGAGAGGAGCCTTTTTTTAAGGAGAGCACAGCTTTAGCAAATCGCACGACTCCATCAAACTCCTGTACAGTGTGACAAATCGCTCCCATTCTTGGCGCCAACTTTAAAATGCCCAGAGAGACGGAAGCAGCAGGCAGAGGGGGGGTATCAGTTCTGCAGACAGTCTCTGCAGTTTCCTAGCCTAACGCATAGAGCAGTGAATTAGAAATGATGAGACGCAAAAGAAACGGCAGCTAGTCATCTTAAATGGGAAAAGGTTAGAGAGATAGATCTACTCCAAGCCACCATTCTAAATGGGTTTCACGTTAGGTAGGCAGACACACAAACTAGCCATGGGGAGACTAGGACTAGGAGGTATCATGCAGGGGTGTATCTGGAGGCTGGTTACACACGGGAAAATTATGACCTGGGGACCTAACTGCCAACCAGGGAACCGACAGCATCCTCCTCATCACGGCCCAGACAGCTGAGCCTGCCTCCTGCCCAACCCACAACACACTTGAGCCTGGGGACCAAAACATAACTTCATCTACTTACATACAACAGTAAAATAAGGACTAAATGTAGAACTTGTTCCAAGTATATCAGGATGGGCCAGAGTTTGCTGGATTAATAGGTAACCTGTGTAAACCGCGGTGAGCCACAGTGCTCCCAACACGTGGTgtgaccgggaggcccatgtGGTGTAGGTTGCGTGTGTCTCCGCGTGCTGCTTCCGTTTGCAGTCATCACCTATTAGCATCAGCAGGGTGGGTGAGCAGCAAAGGCAGAAAATAAaacatgaaaataaaaatgttttgagagagacagaggcaggctaaaaaggcaggtagcctagcggttaaaagCTCTTGGCCAATAACCAAAAGGTCGATGGTACGAATCCCCGTGCCAGCAAGGttgaaaaatctgccgttcttcccttgagcaagacatttaacctcccaacaacaacaacaactattcCCCAACGTCGATTAAGGCAACACCTCTCtgattgaatgcattcagttgtgcaactgacatTTCCTCTACCAAGAGTACACTAACAAGAAGTACGTGGCAGGTGTGTGTAGTCACAAAGGTTATGAGAAGAGTTCCATGACAAATCATACCAAGTCACATTATTCTATTATTCACAAAAAACACATCGTCTTGTAGTACATAGTCAAGGGTTCATGCACAAACAACTATATCGGTGTGGAGGTCAGTTACTCACACAGAGAGCCAATCGGATTCATGTGCTTCCCGTCAGTCCCCAACTCCTTTACATGCATGCTTCCGCAGTAGCTGGAGAGAGCTGCAACCAATAAGAAATAAAATCAGATAAAAACTAGCACAACTACATATCGATGGAGcatccctctttcccttccttCACCTGAGCGCAGAGCGAGAGAGCAAATTTGCATGTCACCAGGGCAATAGCCAAAGCGAAGGTAGCCCATTTGTTTGGGAGATCTGTGGGGTAAAAGTGCCATACAAACACCCAAAAAGGAAGGTGGAGTGATGTTAAAAGGAGTGAGAAAGCTGTAGGCAGGAAAAGCTGTGGTAGTGTCAGCCTCTGTCCCCATGTTGAGAAAGATAGAGGACAGTACAGAAGCAGGTGACGAGAAGTTTTAGGTTAGTCAGTCAGCAGTGAGAACCACCATGGTCATTCACACAGCCACTGCAACCTCCAGTGTTAGTGCAGATTCAGTACAGTGCAAGAGATTAGTGGACTGCAACCAGGGGTATTCCTAACATCAAGTTTCAACCAGTGATAACTAAGCACAGTCCCATGCAAATCATGCAACACCTGATTTGTGGATGCCCAACCCCGATGAATAATCGTTCAGCCTCTTtagcactctagcgactccttgtggcgggccgggtgcctgcaggctgaccatgtcgtcagttgaacggtgtttcctccaacacgttGGTTCGGCTGGCAGGTTAAGCGAgcaggtgttaagaagcacggtttggcgggtcatgttttcggaggatgcatgactcgaccGTTGCCCGTTAGGGAGATGacgagacaagatcgtaatcacaaaattggggagaaaaaggggccaaATAATCCAGATTGCATGATTATGTTGAGCTTTAGCAAAGCATTGTCAGATTTCCTGACAGCCTATGCAAATCATGTGGTGGTAGCCTATCTCAGCACTACACCGCTGTTAAGAGTGCAGGAAAAAGTTGAGACCCACCTAAAACGATGAATTATCCGTTATCCGCATTATTTATGACACAAAAGTGGGATGCTGCAAGgcagatatgagagagagagtgaaaggcaATGCTGGCGCTGTAAAGACAGCAAGAAGCCGAGCCGGCGCAGAAGCTGATACCTTCACCATTCTTGTGTGTCCTCATCAGTACACTCTTTAAGAGCAGCGAGAAGACGTATGccacagaggctgctgccctcCTGCTCACACGCACACAGGTGTCCGAGACGGACACCAGCAGACCTGAATCAAACCAATTCAACTTGATTGAAAATGCACAAAATCACAATGAATGTCAAATGTAAGAAAATGAAAATTGACACAGTCATGCATCAgcaatgacaacaacaacaaccaaaacaCTGTGGATGATATGCCTTCAAATGGAATGGAAAGGGAAAACACTCCCAGATACAACACATGCAGTACTGAGCGCATACATATTATAGTACTTGGCTCTCACCCGTTTTGTGCTTGCGGCTCTTGTCCCTGGCGTAGACCGTGGAGGGAGGGGACGTACAGGGGGCTGTCAGGGCCTGGTAGCTGGTGGCAGAGCAGGCACCAGTGGAGGACAAGGAGTAGGTGCTTAGAGCCTCATGTCTGTCCGAGGGGAGAGGGAAGTCCTTACAGAAGCTACCGTTCACCATGGAGGTCTGGGTCTGTACAGAGTTAATGTCTCCGTTGGTCCTACACATACTGTGGTCTACCGCCATGGTCCGCTCTGTAACGCACAGACAGATTTGATAATGAAACAcaaaattagccttttaaaaaggAATCCATTCAAAACACTAATGTCTCAGGCATGACAAGTAATTGTGATCGATAAGGTCGGAAAAAAGAAGACCTTTATCTTCAGAAGCTTCATCCAAACCCCAGAAGCTGCCGACCAGCGTGCGCTCCTGGATGCACGACTCGTCCAGCATGGAGGCGTCACTGGCGGTCACGCTGCTGTTGTGCTGCCGGGAGCCATGCTGGCTCTTACGGGGCGTGGTGCAGAGCAGAGACTGGGTGCAGGAGACAGAGTGCTGCTGAGACCTCCTGCTCTTCAACCCcctgggagagggagaagtgaaCAGTCAGATTAGACATGGAAACCATTTGTTGTAACACGCAGGCCCAAATCCATAGAAGGAACCCCAGGGCAGCAGCAGCATCACTTACTTGGACTCTCTGCGACTGGCTCCTCCTGCGCTGAAGGAGGCACCGTGGTACACATTGTGGTTCAGATTAGAGTCGAGGCTGTCGTCGCCATAGAGACCAGTGATAGTGTGCAGACGCAGGCTCCGCCGAGACATCCTGGGAGACTCGAAAACACTGGAGTGATCATGTGCTCCTTCTCAAAGTCCAGGGCTGTTGTTAAGAAGCTGGAGCTGGGAAAACAAGGACGAAAACAAGGACGAGAAGACAGGAATGCATTTAGATGAAAATtcatataatattattattttctAAGCAACAGTAAATAATTTGATTGGCAACATCAATGATTCTAATTCTAAAATCATACGTCACGCAAAAATACCAAAATTACATCTGAGTATTTAACTTCCTCTTCTTCTAGCATGCAAACAAAGCATGGAAGGCGCAATTGTTCCCCAATGGCAGCAAACATTTTACCGTAATGGCACGGTCACCCTTTGCTAGTAGTGCAAAGCTTAAGTTGAGAGGCTGCGGTTGTTCTATTCCCCTGTAACCACACAGGGCTGGTTTGACAGGAAATGAGCACTGATGCTCCCCCATCACAGTAAAGAACACAGGAAGAGAAATGAGGCCACATGATGGGGCCTTCTCTAAACATGGTGATATTACAGCAAGAGTTGGGGACCTACATCTACTGGCATCTGCTATAGACACACTTCTCCCATATTTCTTGCCCAGAGTTGGCCCAGATTTCAACAGAGACGAGTTATGCTCAACATAGCCATACCAAGAAAACTGTTGCTGCCATCTCTCAAGGAACAATCCCGGCATTCATATTGTTCGCCTTTGAAACCGTTTCTAAATCTGTACACGCGACTGAAACGATCATTGGGCAGACTGAAGTCCCTGTTGGGAATAGCACAACGGCAGTACAACGGAACGGTAACTTTCCATATAACAATGCATGACAGGCTATTACAGCCTGAAACCTAATCTCtataataaaacacacacacacagagcaaacaGGAGTAACCCTGCCTGCTGTCTAAAAATAGGCAAGCGCACAGACAAAGAACATAATGAAAGAGGATGATACATACAGATCCCCCCCCCACGTCACCCAGCTCACCAGAGTCCACCTCTCGTCACCATCGCTCATCCCAGAGAAAAGCAGACAAACATCACAGACACTCACCCAGACACTCACGCGAGACAGGAGATTAGGTAGCTTAACACTACTTAATACTGTATGTAGCCAATGCTTCGTGTTTACTTCCTGTTGCCAGCGATAGACAAGCCTATTAGAGATTCAACTCCCCTCCCTtatcctctcctcccgtctctaCAAAACAATGACACCAATCCATGAATTATGCACTTTGACATGAGTGATGTCAGTCCTTAGGTGCAACTGACTGTACAACAAAAAGGAGActtgttaaattaaaaaaaaaaaagttacatattgggATGTTATTTTTGATGATATATTGtattgcaatattatttttgcactAGTGGTCTTACCTGCACCAAAACGCCATAATTTTTTCCTCCATAACTTTTTCTAAAATAGAGAGccaatttgtttaacacttatttccatgactgatcaaaactcattCTCATGGCTGCCTCATGTTGCTCTGCAGCAGACATGGTGAGTAACATGTTTGGAACATGATCGAATCGCAATACAcatcgtatcggcacctaagtatcgtatcgtgaggtccctggcaattcccagtgTCCATATCAGTGTCACAGAGCTAATATCGAATATGATTTCATAAACGAAAGGAGAAACTCTCCAGGGCCCTTGCCCATGTAAAGAACCCAACAAAGCACCCTGCTCTCCGGTTCTTTCCCTCCAGGTCTTTCCATTCATGTCCTAAATTAAACCGACAGGATTACAGATGGCCTTGGCAGAGCCAATTATGTGCTTTCCGCTGCTTTGTCTGTTGCTCCTCCTGCCCCCTGCTAGGGGCGCTCTATGCCCCTCCGTGGGACAGCAGTGAGTCCTCAACAGTCTCACCCAAATCCCCAGTCTGGGCCAGGGGAGCCAGACCCAGGACAGCTGCAGTGAGACCAGGCTTTTTTAGTTCAGACTAGAGTAGAGGTCTTCTCGGCTCCAAAAAAGTTGCACGCGGACAGACCCCGGGACAATCAGACCCAGACGGACCCGACGACAACAAGACCTAGACCCGATCCGTACCCTAATGGACCAGTGccaaaacattataataataaatgcTCCCTGTTCAAGAATAGGTCTTTATATATGTTGGCTCGACCTTCTATAAGTCAATTCATAGGCTACGCAGAGCAGTGGTCAGGTCCATTCGGCTGTAGTTGCAGAGACCCAATGACAAACAAACATGACCCGACACTGAGGGAAAAGTTTTCATTTTGGACCTGGACCCGTGAACACCTCTGAAACAGACATTCAATCATGACATATAACGGTTACTCGACTCCATACACACTAATAATAAtttgatattaaactgattattgCAGTTGTCATGTAAACTTCATGACAACTTCTGCTTATTAAGTTCAAACTCTAAATAAGCCGTTTAAATCGGAGTTCCAGCGCTGGCGCCAGTCTCCCTCTTCTCCGCCAGCCGCCCCCTCTTCTCCGCCAGTCTCCCTCTTCTCCGCCAGCCCCCCCTATTCTCCGCCAGCCCCCCCTATTCTCCGCGAGTGAAGGGAGTTCGGAAAAACTGAAATTATGCCTTTTACAAATACTTTTCACATATAGGGTTCCAAAAATAACATGGTGGCTGTGGTAGAACGTATATTTTGATTGGCAATTTCCTTaaaatcaaactattatatttCTGATGATTCACAATATTGATCGTGTGCATGTAACAGTACACTGTGATACAAATAATCAACCGCAGGACTCCGGAAAAACAGAAACTGCTATGTAGACAGAATAACTCAATGCCATTATCATTGCCTGACACACTTAATTCTTCCGTTGCTCTATAATTCACTACATACTTCAGTCTGCCATAATCTAAAAATTGTTTGTTTTGTACAAGCAGgattgtacaaaacaaagtaatCAGCGATTGGATCAGTAACCAGTATCAAAAGGCAATGACAATTTCAAAACGTTGCTTTACCCACGTGTGTTCTGGTTCTGGCCCAAACCATCAGTTTCTGGACCCAATCAGACGGTTCGAATGCGTTCTATAAGGGTCCGGGGGTGGAGTCAAATTGCGGTGAAGAAACAAACGAGCGTTTCGCCGCAGCAATGAGTCTGGGTAACCAGGCAACCATTCTTGGTCTATCACAAATTTTAGGGTTAATCGATGGCCCAACTCCCGAAAATGCTAAATAGAGCTTAAGGGCCGATACCAGTATCGCGATACTTGTTAGTATcctggcaaggaaacaaaacacaaagcagaTTTCACTTATTTTGGAAAGCAGCCCTCATGTTGGAAGAAAcatgtctaatttattgtccaagcTATAGTGCACAATATTTTTCATATAACAGTTTGTTTAAAGGACCGAAGAGTTAACCTCATCTCACCACACAGGTCTACATTTATTTCCAAAAGCATGTCTATAATGAAGTATGCCCAACTGTTGTCTGAGAAGCTCGTAAAGCATATGAGGAGGTTATATCAGGTCTTACTCTTCACATAAGAAAAAGACCAATAAAGAATGAGAAATACAATTACAGAATTCACAACTAAGAAAGAAAACGCAGATTAAATAGAAATGTCGACACCCTTCAACAGTTGAACAAGTTGAAGCTTGAATTATAGCATAATAAAAAACACCTGGTCTGCAGAGATAGCTGCCCTGAAATCCAAACAATGCTGAGCAAGGTGAAATTGTGGGGAAAATGCTTGCTTGGCAAATTCGGAAAGAGGACCAGGAATGTACCATCTACAGCATTAAAAACCCCAATGGAATTTCTGAAATtaactcagtctttaaaacatttGATCAAACCGTATCAATCTGAAAGTTCAAAGAGAGACAAATTCACTAATAAGCCCAAATGTACAAATTATAACTGAATCAGAGAAAAATTGTATGATAGGGAAATGTTTCCCTAAGTGAGCTGGTGGGGGCGATAGACTACAAAATGGGAAATCTCCTGGTGATTGATTCCCAGTGAAATTTTACAGACACTTTCATCCCAAATCACTAAAGCCTGTTACATATGCTAACAGCAACTCTAGAGAAAAACGTTCTGACTGTTTGGCTTCAAATCACCTAACTTCAAAAAAGATAGATAAGGATGGATTGTCATTGCGGAACCTTCCGCCCAGTATAATTTTTGAATGTGGATTATAAATAAATTGTAGGCATTGGCATTTCGCATAGAAatagtacactgaacaaaaataaaacaacatgtggtgttggtcccatgtttcatgagctgaaataaaatacatttttacacaAAGCTTATTTTGCTCAAATTTGatttgttagtgagcatttctcctttgccaatataattcatccatctgacaggtgtggtatatcaagaagctgaataaacagcatgatcattacacaggtgcaccttgtgctagggacaataaaaggccattaaaatgtgtaattttgtcccaacacaatgccacagatgcctcaagttgagggagcgtgcaattggcatgctgactgcaggaatgtccaccagagctgttgccagagaatttaatgttaatttctctaccataagccgcctcacaaccacagaccttgtgtaaccacgccagcccagctCCACaaccagcttcttcacctgcaggtctcatctgagaccagccacacaggcagctgatgaaactgggttcgcacaaccaaatcatttctgcacaaactgtcagaacgtctcagggaagctcacctgcgtgctcgtcatcctcaccagggtcttgaactGACTGCAGATCGACattgtaactgacttcagtgggcaaatagtCACCTTCAAAtgtccactggcacactggagaagtagGTTCTTCACAGATTaattccagtttcaactgtacctggCAGATAGCATGTAAGGAGtcatgtgggtgagcggtttgctgatttcaatgttgtgaacagagtgccccatggtggggttatggtatgggcaggcataagctactgacaacgaacacaattgcattgaatcgatggcaattttaatgcacaaagataccgtgacgagatcctaagGCCCATTGTCGTATCATTtatccgctgccatcacctcatgtttcagcatgataatgcacagccccatgtcgcaaggatctgtacagaattcctggaagctgaaaatgtccccgttttttcatggcctgcatactcacccattgagcata contains:
- the LOC135505094 gene encoding SUN domain-containing protein 1-like isoform X6 — encoded protein: MSRRSLRLHTITGLYGDDSLDSNLNHNVYHGASFSAGGASRRESKGLKSRRSQQHSVSCTQSLLCTTPRKSQHGSRQHNSSVTASDASMLDESCIQERTLVGSFWGLDEASEDKERTMAVDHSMCRTNGDINSVQTQTSMVNGSFCKDFPLPSDRHEALSTYSLSSTGACSATSYQALTAPCTSPPSTVYARDKSRKHKTGLLVSVSDTCVRVSRRAAASVAYVFSLLLKSVLMRTHKNGEGKAATGVFWWLGTGWYHLVTLISLLNVFVLTRYPAKLLKLLLILLPFLILLALWHWGPSSLLSVLPAVNVTEWRTAYTLSFTSAQAQTKDGQSTMTPPPLPPAVSQPGSVAVSVDSERLAQLEQRLAQLWEKVEGGGQRQEQQHGEVLGLYHSLREQLDTQADRDGMGLWVSGLLEERLTLLRREMEKDAVLQREQEQVVVQQQGQESRLAQLEVLLQTLAAKTEEVQRRQVETASATPVPAPVSESHDALLAEVQRLEAALGSIRQDLQGVMGCQGMGDRLDQLHDMVSEQVSEQVRRELWILFYGSEQAGDSKPGEKELPESLMQWLSERYVSGADLQASLASLELSILQNVSLQLEENRARQEMLSTETVSQTVMHTVGAGMSEEHVQLMVKNALKLYSQDRTGLVDYALESGGGNILGTRCSETFETKTALMSLFGLPLWYFSQSPRVVIQPDVHPGNCWAFQGSHGYLVMRLSMRIVPSAFSLEHIPKDLSPTGNIDSAPRQFNVYGLDDEYQEEGKLLGSYTYQEDGDALQTYPVTEENDIAYQTIEVRVLSNWGHTEYTCLYRFRVHGQPSIN